Below is a genomic region from Granulicella sp. L56.
TGCAGGCGTCGTTCCGATGGTCTCCGCAAAGGTGACGTCGTTGAGCTCACCGTTGAGGAAGCGCACGAGGGTGGTTCCGGTCGCCCCGGCGAGCGAGAAGTTCTGGCCATCGATGTTGAAGGTCACGTCGAGCAGGCCGCCGTTGGCCTGGGTATAGTCCACCTGTCCGGTTGAGGGCACGGCGCTGTTGAGCGTGATCGTTCCTGTACCGCCATAGAGTGAACCGGCGCCGGGCGTGAGGGTCAGATCGTAGGTGATAGGCGAGGCGTGCAGCGTGGCCGGCACAACCAGGGTAAGAACGGCAGCACAGAGGGTAAGGAAAGTGGCCTTGAGGATGGTTGCTTTACGGGTCCGGAGAGTTCCAGGCAGAGAGAGCATTGAGAGTCCTTCAAAAAGAGATAGGTACAAATCGTTGTCAACGATCAGTGAGTAAGCATTTGGGTCGCCAAACTTTGATGGAGCGCAGTTTGAAGAAATTCCCCATAAATACCGCTTTCTTTTATTTGAACGGTTCTCCATGCGCACATGTTTTCCCAGGTGTGCACTTTTTTGCTCACTTTTTATCCCTGACAATTCCTTTGCGCGGGGATGATGCCCAAAACCAGCACATTTGTCTCGAGGCATCTGGAATTTATTGCTCCTTCGATAATTAGTTCGAATAAAGATCGAAATAGTGGCCAGACCACTTATAAGTTATGTACACTTCGCTGGCTGAGAGACTCGATGATTTTCCGCGAGTCTATTTTCTGGCTGGAAACGGTATGACCACATCGAGGAGATTACGCATGGCATCGCAGGACACTAACCGCAGAATTTTTTTGAAGATAGGCAGCTCGGCGCTGGCGGCTACGGCCGTCTCATGGAATGCGACCAGCTACGCGAGCATCGTGGGCGCGAATGACCGGGTAAAGGTCGGCATCGTGGGCTGCGGCGACCGAATGAAGGGCGCCCTGATTCCTGCGTTTCAGGAAAATGCGAAGGACAAGAACTTCGAGATCGTTGCGGTGTCCGATATCTGGAACCGGCGTCGGGAGGAGGGCGCTGCCTATATTCAGAAGCTGAGCGGCAACCAGATCGCGTCGGTGCGGAACAACGACGAGCTTTATGCGCGCAAGGACATCGATGCCGTTCTGGTGGCGACGGCTGACTTTCAACATGCGCGGCATGGTACAGAGGCTGTGAACGCAGGGCGTGATGCCTATGTCGAGAAGCCGACGGCTCACACGATGGAAGATGCTCGGCTGTTTCGGGCAGCCGTGCATAAGACGGGCAAGATTGTGCAGGTGGGCACGCAGCGGCGCAGCACTCCCAGCTATATGAAGGCGGCGGAGTACATCAAGTCGGGCAAGTTCGGCGACATCGTGATGGTGGAGATGACGTGGAACGTGAACCAGCCGGGACGGTGGCGCAGGCCGGACGTTGTGCCTCTTCTGAAGGAGCAGGACACGGACTGGAAGCGCTATCTGATGAACCGCCCTTATGAGCCGTTCGATGCGCGGAAGTATCTTGAGTTCCGTCTGTTCTGGCCGTACTCCTCGGGGATTCCCGACCAGTGGCTGGTGCACCAGATCGATACCGTGCACTGGTTCAGCGGATTGCCGCACCCGCGCAGCGTTGTGGCCAATGGCGGCATTTATCTATGGAAGGACGGCCGCAAGAACTGGGACACGATGACGGCAGTCTTCGACTATGGCCCGCTCGACGATCTGACCAAGGGATTTCAGGTGCAGTACACCTCACGCTTTACCAACTCGGCTGGCGGAGTGAAGGAGCTCTACTATTCGAACGGCGGCATGCTGGATATGTCGAAACAGACGGTGACTCCGACGGGCGGCCTGACAGCGAAGTCGGCAGAGGAGATGAAGATGCAGGCCAACCTTCTGCCCAGCTTTCCGCTGGTAGAGAAGGCAGAGGCGATGGAGACAGGCCTTGGCACGCATGTCGATGCCGAGACCTCAGCGAACATGCGCAACTGGATGGAGTGCGTGCGGTCGCGCAAGACGCCGAATGCGGACATCGAGGCCGGATATAGCCACTCGATCGCGCTGTGCATGAATATTGCCGCCATCCAGACGGGGGAGAAGGTGACCTTCGACGACAAGACGCAGCAGGTGATGGCGGGAGGAAAGGTCCATGCATAAGCTGGTCTTGTGCGGCGTGATGGCTATGGTTGGATTGGGAAGCTCGGCCCAGGTTTTTGCCAGGGATGCAGGGCACGGCGTTAAGGTCACGAAGAACCAGGCCGGGCGGCGCGTCGATGTCACCATCGATGGCAAGCCGTTCACCTCGTACGTGTGGCCGACGACGCTGAAGAAGCCGGTGCTGTTTCCGCTGATCGCGGCGGATGGCGTGACGGTGACGCGCGGATATCCGCTCGATCCGCGGGCGGGAGAGCGCGTGGACCATCCGCACCATGCGGGTTTGTGGTTCAACTATGGCAATGTGAATGGCTTCGACTTCTGGAACAACTCCGACGCGATCAAGCCGGAGAACCGCGAGAAGATGGGCAGCATTTACCAGGAGAAGATCGTGTCTGCGAAGAGCGGACGCGATCGCGGCGAGCTGACGGTCGATTCGGTCTGGGTTACGGGCAAGGACCAGAAGATCATCAACGAGACGACGCGCTATGTGTTTTCGCAGCATGACGATGAGCGGGTGATCGATTTCATCACCACGCTTCATGCGCTGGACAAGGTGGTCTTCAACGACGACAAGGAAGGCGTGCTCGGAATCCGGGTCGCGCATTTTCTGGAGTCGGCAACGGAGAAGGGCGGAATCTTTTCCGATGCCAATGGACGTCCGACGAAGGTTGATGCAGGAGATACTGCTGGTGCGACCGGAGTCTATCTAACCAGTGAAGGCAAGAAGGGCGATGCCGTCTGGTCGACGCGTGGGCGCTGGTGTGAGTTGACTGGCACAAACGCGGATGGAAAGACGGAGACGGTTGCGATTATCGATAACCCGACGAACCCGGGCTATCCGACTTACTGGCATGCTCGCGGATATGGATTGTTTGCGGCGAACCCGCTGGGGAGGAAGATCTTCGATCCGACTCAGTCGGCGTTTGATTTCACCATCGACAAAGGGCAGAGCGCGACTTTCAAGTATCGGGTGATTCTGTTCTCTCATGCTGCTTCGGCGGAAGAGATGAACCAAGCTGCGGATCGGTTTGCTGCGGAGTACAAGTAACTCGGTAAGGCACTTGTAAGACTAATTACATTGCAAAGTAGAAAGTAACTTCCCTTAGTTATGCAAACTACTGCATAACTAAGGGATTATTTTTTTATTCTTTGATGAAATAATCAATCTTACAAATCTCTCCCATGGATTGTGGCGTACCGAGTAGGTACGACTAGATCATCCCAGGAGAATTATGAAAAAATATAGTGTACTCATCTGTGGCCTCGCATTAGCAGCGATGGCATCCACTCCCATGTTTGCCGATACGTTCAATTTCAGCTTTGCAGGGAATAGCAGTGTCAGCGGTATTCCCGGGACACCTTTCTCGGGAGTTGGGCAATTCGACGCGCAAGCTACGAGTACATCCGGTGAATTTCTGATCACTGGAGTTACTGGAACTACGGATGGCCAGGTAATTTCCGGCGTCCTGTCGCCGGGCAGCTATGGATTCAATGACAATTTGCTGTTCTTCGCAAATGGAGACAGCTCTGCTTCGCTGGACAATGCAGGTGTTTCCTATCAACTTTCCAACGGCGTCGATGTAAACCTATTTTTGGGGGTTCCGTCGCAATATCAGCAAACATTGTTTGGTTTCGCGAATGGCTTGGTGGTCGAGGCGCAGACGTCTCCGATCAGCATCACGCCTGCGGCAGTTTCAACTGTCCCTGAGCCGAGCTCGATTGCGCTATTGGGAACGGGCATCCTCGGATTGGCAGGAATGGTTCGGCGACGAATCGCTGTCTAGTTGCAGTTGTGCAAATTAGAAGAGCCGCCTCGATATCGAAGCGGCTCTTTATTGTTAATGTCTCGGCTGAGTTCGTAAAGTGTAATCAGCCAGGAGACAGTGACCTTACTATTTCTTCTTGCTCGTCTTGGTGGATTTTTTCTTGCCTGTCTTTCGCGATGGGGTTGTCGTATCGCGGTCGCCTACCATGTGCAGACGCATGAAGTTGGTTGCGCCGGACTTGGTGCGGGTTCCGGCGACGATGCCTACGATCTGGCGAGGCTGAACGTGGCCACCTTTTTCGAGGACCTCTTCTGCCATGTTGACGAGCTTGTCGGTGTCGCGGAAGCGGTCGCAGAGGATCGGGTAGGTGCCCCAGAGCAGCATGGAGCGATTGATGACCTTCTCGAAGGGCGAGAGAGCAAAGATGGGCGGCTCGGGGTGGTACTTCGAGAGCAGGCGCGCGGTCATGCCGGTCTCGGTGAAGATGGCGATGGCGGCTACGTCGAGATCGTCCGCCGCGTGCGACATACACTCGCAGATGGTCTCAGCAATGGAGAGGCGGACGCTGTGCGAGCGGCCGAGAGCGGGACGAGGATCGAGGCGGATCTGGTGCTCGGTCTCGGTGACGATCTTGGCCATCATGGCGACAGACTCGACGGGATACTTGCCGGCGGCGCTTTCGGCTGAGAGCATGACGGCGTCGGTGCCGTCGTAGATGGCGTTGGCTACGTCAGAGGCCTCGGCGCGGGTGGGACGCGGGTTGTCGATCATCGATTCGAGCATCTGCGTCGCCGTGATGACGGGCTTCCGATACTCGGCGGCGCGGCGGATGATGTGCTTCTGAATGGCCGGGACTTTTTCGGGGGGAACTTCGACGCCGAGATCGCCGCGAGCGACCATGATGGCGTCGGTTACTTCGAGGATGCTGTCGAGGTGCTCGATAGCCTGCGGCTTTTCGAGCTTGGCGATGATCCAGGCGTCGGACTTGAGCGCAGCGAGGCGGTTCTTGACGTGACGAACATCGTCAGCGGTGCGAACGAAGGAGACGGCCACCGTGTCCACCCCTTGCGCGACGGCGAAGATGAGGTCTTCTTCGTCCTTTTCGGTGAGCGAAGGAACCTTGACGGGGATGCCGGGGAGGTTGATGCCCTTGTTCTCGCCGAGGGTGCCGCCGTTGATGATCTCGCAGACTACGTCTAAGCCTTTGACCTGCTCGACGCGCAGCTCGATGAGGCCGTCGGAGAGGAGGATGCGGGAGCCGGGTTCGAGGTTTTCGGCGAGCGTCTTGAAGGTCGTGCCGACGAGGGCGGCGGTGCCTTCGATCTCGCGCGGGGTGATGGTGAGGCGCTTGCCCGCAATGAGCTGGACGGCCTTGTGGCCCTTGAGCTTGCCGGTGCGGATCTTCGGCCCCTGCAGGTCGGCGAGGATGCAGATAGGCTTGCCCTCTTCGCGGGCGACCTTGCGGACCATCTTGATCAGCTCGGCCTTCTGGGCGTGGCTGCCGTGGGAGAAGTTGAGGCGGGCGACGTCGAGTCCGGCCCGGACGAGCTTGCGGAAGACTTCGGGAGTGCTGGAGGCAGGCCCGAGGGTAGCGACGATCTTGGCACGGCGGAGGCGCTCGGTTCCGATAAATGAGGGGTCGTTCGGGAGGGGATTTGGAGAAGTCGTCATGAAATCGTTTGCCGCATTCTTTCTACCCCGCGGTGAACCGCAAGGTATGACCAGTGAGTTTTGCTACCGAGGGCAATTTTACCCGGTGGGAGGGGTCTGTGCGCTTGAAAGGGTTGAATGAGTTGGAACAGAGGGGAAAAAATGTGTGTTGCACTGCGCGTTGAACTCCGCTCCGCAGAGAACGCTGAGCGAGATGATATAGAGCCAGAAGAGCAATGCGATGCCCGCGCCGAGCGAACCGTAGACCTGGGAGTAGTTGGCGAAACGGGTGACATACCAGCCGAAGGCCAGCGTGGTGAGGAACCACATGGCGGTGGCTAGGACCGCTCCGGGGATGGTGCGTTTCCAGGACTGCCGCATGGGCGTTCCCATGTGATAGATGAGAGCGATGATGCCGATGCTGCTCGCGAAGGCAATCACCCAGCGGATGATAAGGGCCATGACATAAACCGGGGTGCGGATGGAAGGCATGATGTGCATCGCCATCCATGTGGCGACGATGAAGTGACCGAAGACGATGAGCAGGCTGGCGATCGCAAGAGGAATCAGCGAAAGAGGGACCAGCGCGAAGGCGCGGATGCGGCGCTGCCAGAAGGTCCAGCAGTCGTCGGGAAGATTGTGGGCGCGGCGAAAGCCTTCCATGAAGGTGGCGATGACACTGGAGGCCCCGGTGACGCTGACCAAGATGCCGATGATGATTGCCTGGACGGATTTGGGACTGTGATGGGTGGTGGCGAAGTAGCTTTCGAGGATCGGAGTGACGTCAGAGGGCAGGATGCTGTTGAAGAACTGAGCGAGTTGAAAGCGGAGCGGGGCCATATCCGGCAGAAAGCCGATAAAGGCGGCGGCGATGATGAGCGCGGGAAAGAGCGAGATCATCGCGGAATAGGCCGCCGACTGTGCGACGTTGAAGCAGTCGTGCTCCACTACGCTGAGCAGCGTGCGATGGAAGACGGAGGAGATGCGACGAAATCTTCTCAAGATTGGCGCCCGCGCGGTGCAAGGAGAGTAGTTCGCTGAATCAGGCCTTCCACTGGTTGAGGAACGCGGTCACATCACTGGAGCTCATGTTGCGCATGTTCTCGAACTGGCCCGTCTGCTGGGAGTAGAGCAGCTTGCCGTGGGCGTCGATGACGGCGAGCGCCGGAACTCCCTTGTTGATCGGCACACCATATTTTTTGGGGATGTCGAGGTTCAGGTCCATGTGGCCGATGTAGACGTGGACCACGATGAAGTGTTTGGCAAGAAGGTCCGCGTTGGGCTGCTGGCGGAAATAGATGTCGAGGACCTGGCAGTCGGGGCACCAGTCACCGCCGAAGTCGAGGATGACGCGCTTGTGCTCGGCGCGGGCCTTTGTGAGCGCGGCGGCGATGTCGGCGGTGGGGTTCGCGGTCTCGGAGTAGATGTGCTGCTTGACGAAGGGCGTTGTGAGCTGGGCCTGAGCTTGATTGGGCACGGCTGCTGCCATCGAAATGAGGGCGAGCGAGAGCAACACCGTGCGGAGTCTGAAGTTTAAGTTCGAACTCTTCGAGGTCTTTAAGATCATAGGTATATGCCTTCCTTGCTGCCACCGCTGCTGACGAGGGTCACTGTAGATGATGCACGAAAAGGGCGGGAGGACGCAAAGACGCCTCAATCCATCTTGCGCGGGGCCGAGTCTGCACTGCCGGTGTAATAGCCGTCTCGGGTCTGAACGGTCAGGCCTTTGCCCTTCACTGTGAGATCGATCTGGTGGTATCCATCGGAGGCGGTGGCCTGATCAGGCGTATAGCCGAGGCGATACTGGGCGCGAAGTTCTTCGGCTATCTGGTCATAGATCTGCGCCACGGTCTGCTTTTTGCTGACCTCGAAGAGACGGCCGCCGGTCTCATGCGTCATGCGCTCCAGGATTTTTTTGCCGTCAACATGGCTGGTGCTGTTTCCGCCTCCGGGAGTGTTACCGCCACGACCGCCGCCGCCGCTGCCGGGATAGCCTCCCCCCCCAGGGTAACCGCCACCGCCGGGGTAACGGCCACCACCGGGGAAGCCTCCTCCTCCGCGCCCGCCGGGGAAGCCGCTGCGGGAACGATTGTTGTCGGAGGACTCCTCTCCTTTGAAGTAGATCGCGTAGAGGATCGTATCTGCTCGCTGGGCCGCCTCAATCGCGCTGGTCAGATTTTCTTTGCTGCCCCGGTCGACGCCGTCGGAGAGGATGATGAGGGCCTTGCGGCCTTTTTGTTTGCTCGTAAGTTCGTCGGAGGCAAGGAAGGTTGCATCGTAGAGAGTGGTGCCTCCGCGAGTGCGATGCCCGTTGCTGCTGGAGTCGTCGGGGTCATTGCTCGCGTTGGCGTCTGGACTGGAGGTGTCTATCTCTTTGAGGGCCGCCTGAAGTTTTGGCTTGGAGGGAGTAAGGTCCTGTAAAAGCTCGGTCTGGCGGGCAAACTGAATGACAAACGCCTGGTCGGGAGCGCGGTCGGGCGGGGCGGTAAGCATCTGCTCCAGAAAGGTTCCGCTGGCGGTGCGCTCGTCATCGATGACCTTACGCTGGGAAGCGCTGGTATCGACCAGCAGGCCGAGGGTAAGTGGAAGATTCGAATCGAGATCGAAGTAACGGATGGTCTGGGGATGGCCATCGACCTGAAGCGTGAAGTCGGCTTTGGTGAGGTTTTGCACAAGCGCGCCCTTCTTATCGCGGACGACGACAGGAAGATTGACCAGACGGGCATCGACCGATATCGTCGCTGCGGTGGAGTCCGGCGATGGAGCAGACGCTGAAGGCTTTTGTTGCGCAAAAAGAGGCAGGGCGAGAAAAAGGCCACCGAGCAGGCTAAGCCGAGTAAAACATTGAGCAACCATGCGATGTTAGACGTGAACCTCAGAAGGAGGTTTCAAATTGGGACGACACGATTCAAAGCGACTTTTGGGATTAGAGAAAACCCTGATGATGGTCTCAGGAGCTGAACAGCCGCCTTGCCCAAGGTCGGCTATCCGACAGGTAGTGTGCGAAATGGGATTCATCTGGTGGAAAAATGCTGAAATATTGTTTAATTGAAGCAAATTAAACGTTACTCTCGTAACGAGAAGTAACTTTCTCTACAGCTTCTCCTTCATTAGTTTGATGTTCGATTGAGGTTTTACTTGAAGGCTCAGGTTCTCCCGCATTTGCGGGCGTGGAAGATTGGCTTGCTCGCAGTGGCCTTGGGCCTGATGCTGACAGAGTTTTTGCGCTTAAGTAATTGCAACTACTTAGCCACTGTCGTCGGAGTCACGCTTGCGATGGGGGGAACCATGTTTGCCCTGGGGATCCTGTGGCGGGAACATGATCGCGAGATACGGCGAAAGGCAACCGAAGAAGCTCAGTCAAAATTCCTTGCCGCGGCAGAAACCAGCATGGATGCGTTTGTCATCTTTGAAGCTGTGCGTGACCAGACCGGCGCAATCATCGATTTTCGCTTCCAATATGTAAACGCGAACTTTGAACGGATGATGGGAAAGTCGAGATCGCAACTGCTGGGGCAATTACGGTCCACGATAACGTCCGTTCCGCCAAAGAGCGAGCTGTTCGAGCGGCTCTCCGGGGTTGTGACAACTGGCGATCCGATGTGTGAAGATTTCCTGATCGTCGATCCCGAGATCAACGCGACATGGCTCCGGCTTCAGGTCACCAAGCTGGGCGACGGCATCGCGATGACCTGCTGCGACATCAGTGGAATCAAGACAGCGCAGGAACGCTACAAGCACCTGCTGGAGTTCACCGACTCCGTCTTTCAGAATGCACCATTCAGCATCGTCGCGACCGACATGGAGGGAATCATCACCGCGATGAACGTCGCGGCGGAGAAGCTCACCGGTTATAACCGCGAAGAGCTCGTCGGTAAGGCCCCGCTGACCATTTTGCATGACGAGGCGGAGTTACAGGCAAGGAGCGGCGACAGCGATCCAGTGACAGCATCCGATAGCAACAACTTTCGCCTGCTGACCGCGACGGCTGCCGCGGGCGAGTTGGAAGAGCAGGAGTGGACGCTGGTTCGGCGGGATGGCTCGCGAACTCCGATCAGCCTGGCGATGAGGGCAGTTCGGTCAGACGCTGGCGAGGTGACCGGCTTCGTCGGCATCGCAGTCGACATCACGGATCGCCAGCAGATGCTGGACTATGTCACGCACCTCGCGACCCACGATCAATTGACCGGGCTGATGGGGCGGGCACTCCTTCGGGACAAGACGATGGAGGCGGTGGAGCGGGCGCGGCGTTATGGCACCAAGGTCGCCGTCTTCATGCTCGACCTTGACCACTTCAAACGAATCAACGACTCGCTGGGGCATACGTCGGGCGATCAGATTCTGGTGGAGGCAGCCAATCGACTTCGGCGGTCGGTGCGCAGCACGGACATCGTGGCGCGGGCCGGCGGCGATGAGTTTGTCGTCGTGATGCCGGACATCACCAGCGTTGCGGATGTTGATCAGTGCGCGGCCAACCTGGTGCTCAAACTGTCGCCCGAGATCTCCGTCGACGAGCACCTGGTGAAGGTAACGACGAGTGTAGGGGTCTGCATCTATCCCGACTTTGCCTCCGATGTGAAACATCTGTTCAAACGCGCGGATGCCGCGATGTATGCGGCGAAGGACAACGGCCGCAACCAGCACCAGATCTTCAGCGAAGACATGCTGAAGGAGACGACCGACCGGCTGATGATGGAACACGCGCTCCGCCACGCAATTGCGAATGGAGAGATGGAGCTGCACTATCAGCCCCAGGTTTCGTTGACGACAGGGGCCATCACCGGCATGGAGGCGCTGCTGCGATGGACGCACCCGCGGCTGGGCAAGATTTCACCAGCACAGTTCATCCCGCTGGCGGAAGAGACGGGATTGATTGTGCCCATCGGCGAATGGGCCTTTATGCAGTCGTGCTGCGAAGGCAGGGCACTTCAGGTGGAACTGGGGGTGGATTTGACGGTGTCGGTCAATCTGTCGCCACGTCAGTTCCAGCAGAAGAATCTTGTGCAGGTGATTGAACACTGTCTGGCGAAGAGCGGACTAGCTGCTTCTCACCTGGAAATCGAGATCACCGAGGGCATGCTGATGGTCAACTCCCATGACAATCTCGACAAGCTGCAGAAGATCCGGGAGCTCGGCGCGAGAATCTCGATCGACGATTTTGGCACAGGATTTTGCAGCTTCTCGTACCTGCTGCAATACCAGGTAGACCGCCTGAAGATTGATCAGAGCTTTGTAAGGCAGGCAGAGACGGATATCAATGCCGCTTCCGTAGTGCGGACCATTATTGCGATGTCTCATGGGTTGAACATTAAGGTCGTCGCGGAAGGCGTAGAGACGGATGAGCAGTTGCGCTTTCTGCTCCGCAGAAAATGTGATGAGGCGCAAGGCAACTTTCTCGGGCTGCCCGTCGCGGCAAGAGATTTTGCGGCTGCCGCTCGATCGTACGCCGGGAATATGGGCACTCTGCAAAGTCTGGAGACACTATGAAAGGATGTCCCATGCCCTATGTGGAGACGGAACACCCTTCGGGGGCTTCAGGCAGTCTGACTGCGTTTGATCAAATGGTAGATGCCGAGCAGAATGAGCGCGCCGACAAGCGACATCAGGAAGCCTGCGGACTGGTCCGGCTGATAGTGGCCAATGGCGCGGCCAAGCCACGTCCCCAGAAATGCGCCGGCAATACCGATGAGCATGGTGATAAAGATTCCGCCAGGCTCCTTGCCGGGAATGATGAGTTTTGCAAGCGCACCTACAACAAGACCAATAATTGCCGTCCACAGCAGATGAAGCATAGGGATTCCTCCGTAATTTCCCGGGGCCGCCGGGGTGATTTACAAATCGTTCGGAAAGCATACTCCAGCTTCTCGGAGATGGGGGAATTTTGTTTTGCGTTCGGACCGATTGAAGAGAAGTTCCAGTAATCTGCGCGACCAAATTCAAAAAAGCTCGAGGGACTTCCGGCGTGATTGCAGTTATTTTATAGGGCTGAAACGGCCTTTTCTCTCAGGATTGCTAACGATCGAATAGCGGCCTCGCTGCTGTTGCCATTACTTACAGGAGTTGTTGCAACATGAAATTTCCCCACGGTGCAGTTCTATCCCTATTGTTTTTGTTCATTCCTTCGGCCCATGCACAAACGGCTCCCGTTATCCATCTTCCCTCTTCACCTCAGTTCGTGGCCTCGGCTGCTGCTAAGACAAGTTCTAGTACAGAGAGCAACGAAACACAGCCATCTGAACCTCAATCTCTTGCCACATCGACACGCTCCGGTGCAATTCCCACTCGTGCGCCTGGCCGTATCGGCGTCGATGTGCACGCTGGCATCAACGGTATTGGCGCCGATGTGGCGCTGGCAGTCGCATCCCACTTCAATGTGCGGTTGGGAGGGCAATTCTTCGGCTACTCCAGTTCGTTTCAGGAAGAGGGAGCCAATGTGAACGCGACGCTGCGCCTTGGAGGCGGCCGAGCCTCGCTTGACTGGTTTCCCTTTCATAATGGCTTTCATGTCAGCCCCCTGCTCGTCTTTCTGAACCAGACCAGCGTACGGGCTAAAGTGATTGTGCCTTCGGGAGAGACCATCTCGCTAGACGATGGGGATTACGTCAGCAGCCAGGCCGATCCATTGCATGGAAGCGCCTCCATCGGCGTCTGGAAGACCTCGCCTGGATTGATGATCGGCTATGGCAACATCATTCCACGAAGCGGAAAGCACTTCAGTTTTCCGGTTGAGGCTGGCTTCTACTACGTCGGGCAGCCGACGCTGAAAGTTGACTTCAGCGGAAGCGCTTGCGATCCAACGGAGCCGCAACCGCTCGGCTGCCAGCCAGTGCAACAGGATGCCGGGTTTCAGCACGACCTTGCAGCATTTATACGGCGCAACAATAACAACCTGAGCTACGCCTCGTTTTTGCCCGTTGTCTCTTTCGGCGTTGGTTATAGCTTTTGATCTGCACAGAGATGCCACGGAGTGGGGCTTGAGGGCTGTGACATTCGTCAGCCCTCAGGCTGCATTTCCGAATGCACCGGCAGAACGATTTCGATGCTCAAACCACCGCCTGCCTCGTTCATCGCGCGAATCCTGCCTCCATGAAGATGCAAAATCCTTTCGGCTATCGCCAATCCAAGCCCGGCCCCGGTCGAGTTCGTGCCGCGAGAATCGTCCAAACGGTAAAAAGGTTTGAAGATTTGCGTAAGCTCAGCCTCTGGTACGCCTGTACCGCGATCTCGCACGACGATGATCGCTTCGTGTGCGTCTATCACCGGATTATCCCGGAGGTTGACTTCAACCACTGTTCCGGCGGCCGTAAACCTGACCGCGTTGCGGAGAACATTTTCAATCGCACTCCGCAGAAGACTGGGATCTCCGAGCACAGTCAGATCTGCCTCCTGAACGATGTCTACACGGCTTCCTCGCTCTTGAGCTTCAAATTCAGCGTCGCTGGCAACGCTCGAAACAAGCTCAGACAGATTCACACGCACCAAATTCTGGAGAGTCGAGGCAGCATCAAGTCTGGCCACTGTCAGCAACCGCCCAATCATCTCATTCAGACGCTGCAGATCGATCTCCATGCGATCCAACGCCGGGTCTTCTCCAGCATGGCGGCGCAGTAGATCCAATGCCACATTCATCCGCGCCAACGGAGAGCGTAGCTCGTGAGAGACGTCATTCAATAATTGCCGTTGGCTGGAGATGAGATTCTCCGTTTTATTCGCCATCCGATTGAAGTCTCGAACAAGATCTCCAAATTCGTCTCGACGCAATTCCAGCGCGGCATCTGCACGGACACTCAATTGTCCCGCTGCGATTTGTTGCGCGGCGGAGCGCAGACGAAGTATTGGCTTGGTCAAATATCGTGTCAGAAAGTAGCACACGAGGCCCGACACAAACAGCGCCAAGCCTGCGCGCAACAAGACGGCCATGGGATTAAAACCAAATGCCGCACCCGGCCCCGCCAGCAACTCGGATGCATAGATATAACTGTGTCCGCTGGAGCCTTGAATCGGGATCGCCATCCTCACCAGGCCTCGCCGCATCTCGTAAGCCTTAGGCTCGCCTGTGACGACAGGAGCGACGATCCTCGAAAACTCCGAGCAGGACTCTCCGGCCAGTGGATTGCCCATCGTGTCGAAGAGGCAGGCGTGAATATGCCCATCTTTGAAGAGTTGCTGCGTATAACGTGTGGCCTCGGTGACGCCTCCCTGTTCCAGCGCTCCTACATCTGCCGCACCAAAATATTTTGTTGTATCCGAGAGGCTCGCCTGCCAATGGGAGGGCACGTTTCGCGGTTGCAGTACAAAAGCCAGCACGAGCGTTATTCCAGTTAAGACCACGGTCGCCCAGAACCAGAGAAATATTTTGACGAACAAGCGCGGCACCTTCAAAGCTCCTCGCCGGAAGAACG
It encodes:
- a CDS encoding YihY/virulence factor BrkB family protein, translated to MRRFRRISSVFHRTLLSVVEHDCFNVAQSAAYSAMISLFPALIIAAAFIGFLPDMAPLRFQLAQFFNSILPSDVTPILESYFATTHHSPKSVQAIIIGILVSVTGASSVIATFMEGFRRAHNLPDDCWTFWQRRIRAFALVPLSLIPLAIASLLIVFGHFIVATWMAMHIMPSIRTPVYVMALIIRWVIAFASSIGIIALIYHMGTPMRQSWKRTIPGAVLATAMWFLTTLAFGWYVTRFANYSQVYGSLGAGIALLFWLYIISLSVLCGAEFNAQCNTHFFPSVPTHSTLSSAQTPPTG
- a CDS encoding thioredoxin family protein, with translation MILKTSKSSNLNFRLRTVLLSLALISMAAAVPNQAQAQLTTPFVKQHIYSETANPTADIAAALTKARAEHKRVILDFGGDWCPDCQVLDIYFRQQPNADLLAKHFIVVHVYIGHMDLNLDIPKKYGVPINKGVPALAVIDAHGKLLYSQQTGQFENMRNMSSSDVTAFLNQWKA
- a CDS encoding VWA domain-containing protein, producing the protein MVAQCFTRLSLLGGLFLALPLFAQQKPSASAPSPDSTAATISVDARLVNLPVVVRDKKGALVQNLTKADFTLQVDGHPQTIRYFDLDSNLPLTLGLLVDTSASQRKVIDDERTASGTFLEQMLTAPPDRAPDQAFVIQFARQTELLQDLTPSKPKLQAALKEIDTSSPDANASNDPDDSSSNGHRTRGGTTLYDATFLASDELTSKQKGRKALIILSDGVDRGSKENLTSAIEAAQRADTILYAIYFKGEESSDNNRSRSGFPGGRGGGGFPGGGRYPGGGGYPGGGGYPGSGGGGRGGNTPGGGNSTSHVDGKKILERMTHETGGRLFEVSKKQTVAQIYDQIAEELRAQYRLGYTPDQATASDGYHQIDLTVKGKGLTVQTRDGYYTGSADSAPRKMD
- a CDS encoding EAL domain-containing protein; this translates as MKAQVLPHLRAWKIGLLAVALGLMLTEFLRLSNCNYLATVVGVTLAMGGTMFALGILWREHDREIRRKATEEAQSKFLAAAETSMDAFVIFEAVRDQTGAIIDFRFQYVNANFERMMGKSRSQLLGQLRSTITSVPPKSELFERLSGVVTTGDPMCEDFLIVDPEINATWLRLQVTKLGDGIAMTCCDISGIKTAQERYKHLLEFTDSVFQNAPFSIVATDMEGIITAMNVAAEKLTGYNREELVGKAPLTILHDEAELQARSGDSDPVTASDSNNFRLLTATAAAGELEEQEWTLVRRDGSRTPISLAMRAVRSDAGEVTGFVGIAVDITDRQQMLDYVTHLATHDQLTGLMGRALLRDKTMEAVERARRYGTKVAVFMLDLDHFKRINDSLGHTSGDQILVEAANRLRRSVRSTDIVARAGGDEFVVVMPDITSVADVDQCAANLVLKLSPEISVDEHLVKVTTSVGVCIYPDFASDVKHLFKRADAAMYAAKDNGRNQHQIFSEDMLKETTDRLMMEHALRHAIANGEMELHYQPQVSLTTGAITGMEALLRWTHPRLGKISPAQFIPLAEETGLIVPIGEWAFMQSCCEGRALQVELGVDLTVSVNLSPRQFQQKNLVQVIEHCLAKSGLAASHLEIEITEGMLMVNSHDNLDKLQKIRELGARISIDDFGTGFCSFSYLLQYQVDRLKIDQSFVRQAETDINAASVVRTIIAMSHGLNIKVVAEGVETDEQLRFLLRRKCDEAQGNFLGLPVAARDFAAAARSYAGNMGTLQSLETL
- a CDS encoding GlsB/YeaQ/YmgE family stress response membrane protein — protein: MLHLLWTAIIGLVVGALAKLIIPGKEPGGIFITMLIGIAGAFLGTWLGRAIGHYQPDQSAGFLMSLVGALILLGIYHLIKRSQTA